In Streptomyces chartreusis NRRL 3882, the following are encoded in one genomic region:
- a CDS encoding vWA domain-containing protein, translated as MANFSKSNVPQFSVDVYQNEYLPEGAGEVNAIVTVTATGGGTIGSAVSAPHLFSPGRGPSAAVAIMVDCSGSMDYPATKMRNARDATAAAIDTLRDGVHFAVIGGTHVAKEVYPGGGTLAVADATTREQAKKALRSLSAGGGTAIGTWLKLADRLLSSADVAIRHGILLTDGRNEHEAPQDLKAALDACAGRFTCDARGVGTDWEVKEVTAIASALLGTADIVADPAGLAADFTQMMETAMGKEVADVSLRLWTPVGTTVKFLKQVAPTVEELTGRRTEAGPRAGDYPLGSWGDESRDYHVCVEVPAANIGQEMLAARISLVIPQPDGTVQNLGAQGLVRAVWTDDMVASTSINPQVAHYTGQAELAQVIQQGLDLRKSGDIDGATAKLGRAVQLASASGNADTAKLLAKVVDVVDAATGTVRLKAKVEEADEMTLETRSTKTVRVKK; from the coding sequence ATGGCCAATTTCTCGAAGTCGAACGTGCCCCAGTTCTCGGTGGACGTGTACCAGAACGAGTACCTGCCGGAGGGCGCCGGCGAGGTCAACGCCATCGTCACGGTGACGGCGACCGGCGGCGGCACGATCGGCAGCGCGGTCTCCGCGCCCCACCTCTTCTCGCCCGGCCGGGGCCCGTCCGCGGCCGTGGCGATCATGGTCGACTGCTCGGGGTCGATGGACTACCCGGCGACCAAGATGCGCAACGCCCGCGACGCCACGGCCGCCGCGATCGACACCCTGCGCGACGGCGTGCACTTCGCCGTGATCGGCGGGACGCACGTGGCCAAGGAGGTCTACCCGGGCGGCGGGACCCTCGCGGTCGCCGACGCCACCACCCGCGAGCAGGCCAAGAAGGCGCTGCGCTCGCTCAGCGCGGGCGGTGGCACGGCCATCGGCACCTGGCTGAAACTGGCCGACCGCCTGCTGTCCTCCGCCGACGTCGCCATCCGGCACGGCATCCTGCTCACCGACGGCCGCAACGAACACGAGGCGCCCCAGGACCTGAAGGCCGCGCTCGACGCGTGCGCGGGGCGCTTCACCTGTGACGCGCGCGGCGTGGGCACCGACTGGGAAGTGAAAGAAGTCACAGCGATCGCCTCCGCCCTGCTCGGCACCGCCGACATCGTCGCCGACCCGGCCGGGCTCGCCGCCGACTTCACGCAGATGATGGAGACGGCGATGGGCAAGGAGGTCGCGGACGTCTCCCTGCGGCTGTGGACCCCGGTCGGCACCACTGTGAAGTTCCTCAAGCAGGTCGCGCCCACGGTCGAGGAACTGACCGGCCGGCGCACCGAGGCGGGACCGCGCGCCGGCGACTATCCCCTGGGTTCCTGGGGAGACGAGTCCCGTGACTACCACGTCTGCGTCGAGGTCCCGGCCGCGAACATCGGGCAGGAGATGCTGGCGGCCCGGATCTCGCTGGTCATTCCGCAGCCCGACGGCACCGTCCAGAACCTCGGCGCGCAGGGCCTGGTCCGTGCCGTGTGGACGGACGACATGGTCGCCTCGACGTCGATCAACCCCCAAGTCGCCCACTACACCGGGCAGGCGGAATTGGCGCAAGTCATCCAACAAGGGCTGGATCTTCGCAAGTCAGGAGATATAGACGGAGCAACGGCCAAACTGGGCCGGGCCGTTCAGCTCGCGAGTGCCTCCGGGAACGCCGATACTGCGAAACTGCTTGCGAAGGTGGTGGACGTGGTCGATGCCGCGACCGGTACTGTGCGACTGAAGGCGAAGGTCGAGGAGGCCGACGAGATGACGCTCGAGACCCGGTCCACCAAGACTGTTCGCGTGAAGAAGTGA
- a CDS encoding serine/threonine-protein kinase: protein MSGARTCQRPACGGSYEDVGGGELYCDTCGLAPVVAPNGMVGSPPTGITAGGRGGSRGSGGSGSSRSSSRSSRTSSQSSKSRRSVSGRLSRSLSGKATGRSVSVRSSGSAAGSSSRGRLGAGLVQVPPIPRPDPREMVLDNPEVPERKRFCSRSDCGAQVGRARGDRPGRTEGFCTKCGHPYSFVPKLKAGDVVHGQYEVVGCLAHGGLGWIYLAVDRAVSDRWVVLKGLLDTGDQDAMAAAISERRFLAEIEHANIVRIYNFVEHLDQRTGSLDGYIVMEYVGGKSLKEIANARRTPQGRRDPLPVEQACAYGLEALEALGHLHSRNLLYCDFKVDNAIQTEDQLKLIDMGAVRRMDDEESAIYGTVGYQAPEVAEAGPSVASDLYTVARTLAVLTFDFQGYTNVYVDSLPDPDNIEVFRQYESFYRLLVRATDPDPARRFASAQEMTEQLTGVLREVVSLQTGRARPALSTLFGPELRVTDTELFPKLDGEVSRLGARVVRKRRTSAAAALPAVPSQPHAARLAAGPAGAPTGPGPGGVQSLPSPHGFVKPVDTAAAALALPVPRVDPSDPNAGFLAGLMTSAPAELLGALAAAPAPSIETRLRQIRAWLETGDPPAALEALVTLEGERPDDWRVVWYRGVAALVTGDDEGAALAFDAIYDAFPGEIAPKLALGLCAEVLGQLDNAAEYYRLVWSTDPSYVSAAFGLARVQLATGDRRSAVRTLESVPESSIHYTAARVAAVRARLRQRTATASDVPFLEDLTAAAAQVEALEAYGLDPARREQLSAEVLGCALDWVLSGGQGSAPPAAGGRTLLGSGLDERGLRFGLERSYRTLARLARGGEERIDLVERANRYRPRTWV, encoded by the coding sequence ATGAGTGGGGCACGCACATGTCAACGCCCCGCCTGCGGCGGCAGCTACGAAGACGTGGGCGGCGGCGAACTGTACTGCGACACCTGCGGCCTCGCCCCGGTCGTCGCGCCGAACGGCATGGTCGGGTCACCCCCCACCGGCATCACCGCCGGCGGCAGGGGCGGCTCACGCGGCTCGGGGGGCAGCGGCAGCTCCCGCTCCAGCAGCCGCAGTTCGCGAACGTCGTCCCAGTCGTCGAAGTCCCGCCGCTCGGTGTCGGGCCGCCTCTCGCGCTCCCTGTCGGGCAAGGCGACGGGCCGCTCGGTGTCGGTGCGCAGCTCCGGCTCCGCCGCCGGTTCCTCGTCCCGGGGCCGGCTGGGGGCGGGACTGGTCCAGGTCCCGCCGATCCCGCGGCCCGACCCGCGCGAAATGGTCCTGGACAACCCGGAAGTGCCCGAGCGGAAGCGGTTCTGCTCGCGCTCCGACTGCGGCGCCCAGGTGGGCCGTGCCCGCGGCGACCGGCCGGGACGTACGGAGGGCTTCTGCACCAAGTGCGGCCACCCGTACTCGTTCGTGCCGAAGCTGAAGGCCGGGGACGTGGTGCACGGCCAGTACGAGGTGGTCGGCTGCCTCGCGCACGGCGGACTGGGCTGGATCTACCTGGCCGTCGACCGGGCGGTCTCCGACCGTTGGGTGGTCCTCAAGGGCCTGCTGGACACCGGCGACCAGGACGCGATGGCCGCGGCGATCTCCGAGCGTCGCTTCCTCGCGGAGATCGAGCACGCCAACATCGTGCGGATCTACAACTTCGTCGAGCACCTGGACCAGCGCACGGGCTCCCTCGACGGCTACATCGTCATGGAGTACGTCGGCGGCAAGTCCCTGAAGGAGATCGCCAACGCCCGCCGCACCCCGCAGGGCAGGCGCGACCCGCTGCCGGTGGAGCAGGCCTGCGCGTACGGCCTGGAGGCCCTGGAGGCGCTCGGCCATCTGCACAGCCGCAACCTGCTGTACTGCGACTTCAAGGTCGACAACGCGATCCAGACCGAGGACCAGCTCAAGCTGATCGACATGGGCGCGGTGCGCAGGATGGACGACGAGGAGTCGGCCATCTACGGCACGGTCGGGTACCAGGCGCCGGAGGTCGCCGAGGCAGGCCCGTCGGTGGCGAGCGACCTCTACACCGTCGCGCGCACCCTCGCCGTCCTGACCTTCGACTTCCAGGGCTACACGAACGTCTACGTCGACTCCCTGCCGGACCCGGACAACATCGAGGTGTTCCGGCAGTACGAGTCGTTCTACCGCCTCCTGGTCCGCGCCACGGACCCCGACCCGGCCCGCCGGTTCGCCTCCGCGCAGGAGATGACCGAGCAGCTCACGGGCGTCCTGCGGGAGGTCGTCTCCCTCCAGACGGGCCGCGCCCGGCCCGCCCTGTCCACACTGTTCGGGCCTGAGCTGCGGGTCACGGACACGGAGTTGTTCCCGAAGCTGGACGGTGAGGTGTCCCGGCTCGGGGCGAGGGTGGTGCGGAAACGGCGCACCTCCGCGGCGGCGGCGCTCCCCGCTGTCCCCTCCCAGCCCCACGCCGCCCGGCTCGCTGCCGGGCCCGCGGGAGCCCCGACCGGGCCGGGCCCCGGCGGCGTGCAGAGCCTCCCCAGCCCCCACGGCTTCGTCAAACCCGTCGACACCGCAGCCGCCGCCCTCGCCCTCCCCGTCCCCCGCGTCGACCCGTCCGACCCCAACGCCGGCTTCCTGGCGGGCCTGATGACCTCGGCCCCGGCCGAGCTGCTCGGCGCGCTCGCGGCGGCTCCGGCCCCCTCGATCGAGACAAGGCTGCGGCAGATCCGGGCCTGGCTGGAGACCGGCGATCCGCCCGCCGCGCTGGAGGCGCTGGTCACGCTGGAGGGGGAGCGGCCCGACGACTGGCGGGTGGTCTGGTACCGGGGCGTGGCCGCGCTGGTGACGGGCGACGACGAGGGCGCCGCGCTCGCCTTCGACGCGATCTACGACGCCTTCCCCGGCGAGATCGCGCCCAAGCTGGCGCTGGGCCTGTGCGCGGAGGTGCTGGGGCAGCTCGACAACGCCGCCGAGTACTACCGGCTGGTGTGGTCGACCGACCCGAGCTATGTGAGCGCCGCGTTCGGGCTGGCCCGCGTGCAGTTGGCGACCGGGGACCGGCGCAGCGCCGTACGGACGCTGGAGTCGGTCCCGGAGTCCTCCATCCACTACACGGCCGCGCGCGTGGCCGCCGTCCGCGCGCGGCTCCGGCAACGCACGGCGACCGCGTCCGACGTACCGTTCCTGGAGGACCTCACGGCCGCCGCGGCGCAGGTCGAGGCCCTGGAGGCGTACGGTCTGGATCCGGCGCGCCGCGAGCAGTTGTCGGCCGAAGTCCTCGGCTGCGCGCTGGACTGGGTACTCTCCGGGGGCCAGGGTTCCGCCCCTCCCGCCGCCGGAGGACGGACGCTGCTCGGCAGCGGCCTGGACGAGCGGGGCCTGCGTTTCGGCCTGGAACGCTCGTACCGCACGCTGGCCCGGCTGGCGCGCGGCGGCGAGGAGAGGATCGACCTGGTGGAACGTGCCAATCGTTACCGCCCCCGGACGTGGGTGTAG
- a CDS encoding methyltransferase domain-containing protein yields the protein MGGHAPDREQDDLAATARAALVRRIDASGAWATDPVWREAFAAVPRHLFVPYYYVGVAGGYERRWGESPDPQARERWIRGAYEDTPLATRLRDGELLSSSSQPSLMADMLAALRVEDGNTVLEIGAGTGYNAALLAHRLGDDRVTTVDLDPEITESARRHLAAAGYQPVVVTGDGARGVPERAPFDRIIATCALSTVPRAWIAQSRPGGRILMPLATGLVVLRVSDATHAEGRFLHTPAYFVPLRGGSRPGGEPLQLGGVPRRAREDDLFRFLLALTRGTLDPQEAHSLWEQEGRPQRERYGITVSGDREWAWLDDPEGPYAWPLPT from the coding sequence ATGGGCGGGCATGCACCCGACAGGGAACAGGACGATCTCGCCGCCACGGCGCGGGCGGCGCTGGTGCGCCGGATCGACGCGAGCGGCGCCTGGGCCACCGACCCGGTGTGGCGGGAGGCGTTCGCGGCGGTCCCGCGTCACCTCTTCGTGCCGTACTACTACGTCGGCGTCGCCGGCGGGTACGAACGCCGGTGGGGCGAGAGCCCCGACCCGCAGGCGCGTGAGCGGTGGATACGGGGCGCCTACGAGGACACCCCGCTGGCGACCCGGCTGCGCGACGGCGAACTGCTGTCCTCCAGCAGCCAGCCGTCCCTGATGGCGGACATGCTGGCCGCGCTGCGCGTCGAGGACGGGAACACGGTCCTGGAGATCGGCGCCGGCACCGGCTACAACGCCGCGCTGCTCGCCCACCGGCTGGGCGACGACCGCGTCACGACCGTCGATCTCGACCCGGAGATCACCGAGTCGGCCCGCCGGCACCTGGCCGCGGCCGGGTACCAGCCGGTCGTCGTCACCGGCGACGGCGCCCGGGGCGTGCCCGAGCGCGCGCCGTTCGACCGGATCATCGCCACCTGCGCGCTGAGCACCGTGCCGCGCGCCTGGATCGCCCAGAGCCGCCCCGGTGGCCGGATCCTGATGCCGCTCGCCACCGGGCTGGTCGTGCTCAGGGTGAGCGACGCCACACATGCCGAGGGGCGCTTCCTGCACACGCCCGCCTACTTCGTGCCGCTGCGCGGCGGGAGCCGGCCCGGGGGCGAGCCGCTCCAGCTGGGCGGCGTACCGCGCAGGGCCCGGGAGGACGACCTGTTCCGCTTTCTGCTGGCCCTGACGCGCGGCACCCTCGACCCGCAGGAGGCGCACTCGCTGTGGGAGCAGGAGGGCAGGCCGCAGCGCGAACGCTACGGCATCACGGTCAGCGGGGACCGGGAGTGGGCCTGGCTGGACGACCCGGAGGGGCCGTACGCCTGGCCCCTCCCGACCTGA
- a CDS encoding peptidoglycan-binding protein, whose protein sequence is MSAEDGYVPFPGSEWFKSAPTSPIIRMMAMRLVEEGCTEFGPVGPPSAHPLSGRRWTTHHRDSYARWQRKLGYRGADADGWPGARSWAKLRVPYSE, encoded by the coding sequence ATGAGTGCAGAAGACGGCTACGTTCCCTTTCCAGGTTCCGAATGGTTCAAAAGTGCGCCGACCAGCCCGATCATCAGGATGATGGCAATGCGCCTGGTCGAAGAGGGGTGCACCGAATTTGGTCCGGTCGGCCCACCCTCGGCCCACCCGCTCAGTGGACGTCGGTGGACGACACACCACCGCGACTCCTACGCCAGGTGGCAGCGGAAGCTCGGGTACCGGGGTGCGGACGCGGACGGCTGGCCGGGAGCAAGGTCCTGGGCCAAGCTCCGGGTGCCTTATTCGGAGTGA
- a CDS encoding FHA domain-containing protein, producing the protein MPTCPNGHQSGSDDWCEVCGHRMAGAVPPPPPPPPPPGGYGFPPPGGPGGPGGPPGGPGGQPGGRPPHLSAVPNAEPELCPQCRTPREGGAPFCEECRWNFLTNTATSYTPAAPPPPGPGVRFQPPGQPGRSGPPGPSGPSYGGGDSYEYQGSRPSQVNRPAEPIPPFGSDPSGHPGPGGPGGRPGPGGPGGPGGPGGPPGPPGFGPDPSRQAPPPPGPGGPGGPGGPGGAPQGFQQSGPPAPPGFPQETRRPQQGGQSFGGGGDDWVIPPPSPTGPGGGPGGPGGPGGPGGGQGGGYGYPQPGATQAPPGPGGGQGGGYGYPQPGATQAPPGPGGFPQQPQAPQGPATWTATIGPDREYFMAMMQRSGPEAAGLNLPAYSPEQQRTLTGNQITIGRRRHSTGDTPDIDLSVPPEDPGVSHQHAVLVQQPDGSWAVVDQNSTNGTTVNGSEDPIQPFVPVPLQDGDRVHVGAWTTITIRRG; encoded by the coding sequence ATGCCGACCTGCCCGAACGGACACCAGTCGGGTTCCGACGACTGGTGCGAGGTCTGCGGTCACCGCATGGCGGGTGCCGTGCCTCCGCCTCCTCCCCCGCCGCCCCCGCCCGGCGGCTACGGCTTCCCGCCCCCGGGCGGCCCAGGGGGCCCTGGCGGCCCTCCCGGCGGCCCCGGTGGCCAGCCCGGTGGGCGTCCTCCGCACCTGTCCGCCGTACCGAACGCCGAGCCTGAGCTCTGCCCGCAGTGCCGTACGCCGCGTGAGGGCGGCGCACCGTTCTGCGAGGAGTGCCGGTGGAACTTCCTGACGAACACGGCGACTTCGTACACCCCCGCCGCCCCGCCCCCGCCCGGCCCGGGCGTGCGTTTCCAGCCGCCGGGCCAGCCCGGTCGGTCCGGTCCTCCCGGCCCGTCGGGTCCGTCGTACGGCGGCGGTGACTCGTACGAGTACCAGGGCTCCCGCCCGTCGCAGGTGAACCGCCCGGCCGAGCCGATCCCGCCGTTCGGCAGCGACCCGTCGGGCCACCCCGGGCCCGGCGGCCCCGGCGGTCGTCCCGGCCCGGGTGGCCCCGGCGGTCCTGGTGGCCCTGGTGGTCCTCCCGGCCCGCCCGGATTCGGTCCCGACCCCTCGCGGCAGGCCCCACCGCCGCCCGGCCCCGGAGGTCCCGGAGGTCCCGGTGGCCCCGGCGGCGCTCCGCAGGGCTTCCAGCAGTCCGGCCCGCCGGCTCCGCCCGGGTTCCCGCAGGAGACCCGGCGTCCGCAGCAGGGCGGTCAGTCCTTCGGCGGCGGCGGTGACGACTGGGTGATCCCCCCGCCGTCGCCCACCGGCCCGGGCGGCGGCCCTGGCGGGCCCGGTGGCCCCGGCGGCCCCGGTGGTGGTCAGGGCGGCGGCTACGGCTATCCGCAGCCCGGCGCCACCCAGGCCCCGCCCGGCCCCGGTGGTGGTCAGGGCGGTGGCTACGGCTACCCGCAGCCCGGCGCGACGCAGGCCCCGCCCGGCCCCGGCGGCTTCCCGCAGCAGCCCCAGGCGCCCCAGGGGCCGGCGACCTGGACCGCGACCATCGGCCCGGACCGTGAGTACTTCATGGCGATGATGCAGCGCTCAGGACCCGAGGCCGCGGGCCTGAACCTGCCCGCGTACTCGCCCGAGCAGCAGCGCACGCTCACCGGCAACCAGATCACGATCGGCCGCCGCCGGCACTCCACCGGCGACACCCCCGACATCGATCTCTCGGTGCCGCCGGAGGACCCGGGCGTCTCGCACCAGCACGCGGTGCTGGTCCAGCAGCCCGACGGCAGTTGGGCGGTCGTCGACCAGAACTCGACGAACGGCACGACGGTCAACGGCTCGGAGGACCCGATCCAGCCGTTCGTCCCCGTACCGCTCCAGGACGGCGACCGGGTGCACGTGGGCGCCTGGACGACGATCACGATCCGCCGGGGCTGA
- a CDS encoding globin, with translation MEGVREIRRGTLQEQTFYEQVGGEETFRRLVHRFYEGVAEDPLLRPMYPEEDLGPAEERLTLFLIQYWGGPTTYSDNRGHPRLRMRHAPFTVDRAAHDAWLKHMRVAVEELGLSEEHEQTLWNYLTYAAASMVNTPG, from the coding sequence ATGGAGGGCGTGAGAGAGATTCGGCGCGGCACGCTTCAGGAGCAGACCTTCTACGAGCAGGTCGGCGGGGAGGAGACCTTCCGTCGGCTCGTCCACCGTTTCTACGAGGGAGTCGCCGAGGACCCACTGCTGCGGCCCATGTACCCCGAGGAGGACCTGGGTCCGGCCGAGGAGCGCCTCACGCTCTTCCTCATCCAGTACTGGGGCGGCCCCACGACGTACAGCGACAACCGCGGCCACCCGCGCCTGCGGATGCGGCACGCGCCCTTCACGGTCGACCGTGCGGCGCACGACGCCTGGCTGAAGCACATGCGGGTCGCCGTCGAGGAACTCGGGCTCTCCGAGGAGCACGAGCAGACGCTGTGGAACTACCTGACGTACGCGGCGGCGTCGATGGTGAACACCCCGGGCTGA
- the ettA gene encoding energy-dependent translational throttle protein EttA codes for MAEFIYTMRKARKAHGDKVILDDVTTSFYPGAKIGVVGPNGAGKSTILKIMAGIEQPSNGDAFLTPGYTVGILLQEPPLNEEKTVLENVQEGVAEIKGKLDRFNEIAEQMATDYTDELMDEMGKLQEQLDHANAWDLDAQLEQAMDALGCPPGDWPVVNLSGGERRRVALCKLLLEQPDLLLLDEPTNHLDAESVNWLEQHLAKYPGTVVAVTHDRYFLDNVAQWICEVDRGRLYPYEGNYSKYLETKAARLKVEGQKDAKRQKRLKEELEWVRSNAKGRQAKSKARLARYEEMAAEADKMRKLDFEEIQIPPGPRLGNVVVEVNNLSKGFGEKVLIDDLSFTLPRNGIVGIIGPNGAGKTTLFKMIQGIEQPDSGEIKVGDTVKISYVDQSRENIDPKKTLWAVVSDELDYINVGQVEMPSRAYVSAFGFKGPDQQKPAGVLSGGERNRLNLALTLKQGGNLLLLDEPTNDLDVETLSSLENALLEFPGCAVVVSHDRWFLDRIATHILAYEGESKWFWFEGNFESYEKNKIERLGPDAARPHRATYKKLTRG; via the coding sequence TTGGCTGAGTTCATTTACACCATGCGCAAGGCGCGTAAGGCGCACGGCGACAAGGTGATCCTCGACGACGTGACGACCAGCTTCTACCCGGGAGCGAAGATCGGCGTCGTCGGCCCGAACGGCGCCGGCAAGTCGACCATCCTCAAGATCATGGCCGGGATCGAGCAGCCGTCCAACGGTGACGCCTTCCTCACCCCCGGCTACACGGTCGGCATCCTGCTCCAGGAGCCCCCTCTGAACGAGGAGAAGACCGTCCTGGAGAACGTCCAGGAGGGTGTCGCCGAGATCAAGGGCAAGCTCGACCGGTTCAACGAGATCGCCGAACAGATGGCGACCGACTACACCGACGAGCTCATGGACGAGATGGGCAAGCTCCAGGAGCAGCTCGACCACGCCAACGCCTGGGACCTCGACGCCCAGCTGGAGCAGGCCATGGACGCCCTGGGCTGCCCGCCCGGCGACTGGCCCGTCGTCAACCTGTCCGGTGGTGAGCGCCGCCGCGTCGCGCTGTGCAAACTGCTGCTGGAGCAGCCCGACCTGCTGCTGCTCGACGAGCCCACCAACCACCTCGACGCCGAGTCCGTGAACTGGCTGGAGCAGCACCTCGCCAAGTACCCGGGCACCGTCGTGGCGGTCACCCACGACCGGTACTTCCTCGACAACGTCGCCCAGTGGATCTGCGAGGTCGACCGCGGCCGCCTCTACCCCTACGAGGGCAACTACTCCAAGTACCTGGAGACCAAGGCCGCCCGTCTCAAGGTCGAGGGCCAGAAGGACGCCAAGCGGCAGAAGAGGCTGAAGGAGGAGCTCGAATGGGTTCGCTCCAACGCCAAGGGGCGGCAGGCCAAGTCCAAGGCGCGCCTCGCCCGCTACGAGGAGATGGCCGCCGAGGCCGACAAGATGCGGAAGCTGGACTTCGAGGAGATCCAGATCCCGCCGGGCCCGCGCCTGGGCAACGTCGTCGTCGAGGTCAACAACCTCAGCAAGGGCTTCGGTGAGAAGGTCCTCATCGACGACCTCAGCTTCACGCTGCCGCGGAACGGCATCGTCGGCATCATCGGCCCGAACGGCGCCGGCAAGACGACCCTGTTCAAGATGATCCAGGGCATCGAGCAGCCCGACTCGGGCGAGATCAAGGTCGGCGACACCGTCAAGATCTCGTACGTCGACCAGAGCCGCGAGAACATCGACCCGAAGAAGACGCTGTGGGCGGTCGTCTCCGACGAGCTGGACTACATCAACGTGGGCCAGGTCGAGATGCCGAGCCGCGCGTACGTCTCCGCCTTCGGGTTCAAGGGGCCGGACCAGCAGAAGCCGGCCGGTGTGCTCTCCGGCGGTGAGCGCAACCGGCTGAACCTCGCGCTCACCCTCAAGCAGGGCGGCAACCTGCTGCTCCTCGACGAGCCGACCAACGACCTGGACGTCGAGACCCTCTCCAGCCTGGAGAACGCGCTGCTGGAGTTCCCCGGCTGCGCCGTCGTCGTCTCCCACGACCGGTGGTTCCTCGACCGCATCGCCACGCACATCCTCGCCTACGAGGGCGAGTCAAAGTGGTTCTGGTTCGAGGGCAACTTCGAGTCGTACGAGAAGAACAAGATCGAGCGGCTCGGCCCGGACGCCGCGCGTCCGCACCGCGCCACCTACAAGAAGCTGACCCGGGGCTGA
- a CDS encoding acyl-CoA thioesterase, whose amino-acid sequence MRHIYRCPLRWADMDAYGHVNNVVFLRYLEEARIDFLFRPEKDFKQGSVVARHEIDYKRQLVHRHTPVDIELWVTEIRAASFTLTYEVKDDDLVYVRASTVIVPFDFEAQRPRRLTPEEREFLREYTDDDEEEAVAA is encoded by the coding sequence TTGCGGCACATCTACCGCTGCCCGCTGCGCTGGGCGGACATGGACGCGTACGGCCACGTCAACAACGTGGTGTTCCTCCGTTACCTGGAGGAGGCCCGTATCGACTTCCTGTTCCGCCCGGAGAAGGACTTCAAGCAGGGGTCCGTGGTGGCACGCCATGAGATCGACTACAAGCGGCAGCTGGTCCACCGGCACACCCCGGTGGACATCGAGCTGTGGGTCACGGAGATCAGGGCGGCGTCCTTCACCCTCACCTACGAGGTGAAGGACGACGACCTGGTCTACGTCCGGGCCTCGACGGTCATCGTGCCGTTCGACTTCGAGGCACAGCGCCCGCGCCGCCTCACCCCGGAGGAACGGGAGTTCCTCCGGGAGTACACGGACGACGACGAGGAGGAGGCCGTCGCCGCATGA
- a CDS encoding PP2C family serine/threonine-protein phosphatase, which yields MSQMPQLSACPSCEEPLESGDRFCGACGYDLSAVPARPADNPTIAMNGSVPAQGAPAGAYPEPPSVPPAGTAWPGAGPDGTGGSQAAHLPTDLPGTDSGGSALPLDPPPPPGAPPAAGVRFDHSARAEAHPQADGHPTAPGGYAPQPGGYPAQSETYQAQQPDEYLLQAPDPRVSADPAAQAAGAGGKVCVACRAGRVDDDGYCENCGHAQPRERDHMEQESGPVAAVSDRGLRHHRNEDAFAIGGTALPDGSPASVAIVCDGVSSATRPDDASMAASKAASEALLAALPRGTHPQQAMHDAIIAASRAVNSLAAEPATAREHAPHQNAPACTIVGAVVTSGLLIVGWVGDSRAYWVPVDRSAPPARLTEDDSWAAQMVAAGLMSEAEAYADERAHAITGWLGADAYELEPHTAAFKPDRPGVVVVCTDGLWNYAEAADEMARVVPLDAAAHPLHSARVLVGHALDGGGHDNVTVALVPFPAVSQGAGSA from the coding sequence ATGTCGCAGATGCCCCAGTTGTCCGCCTGCCCGAGTTGCGAGGAACCCCTCGAGTCGGGTGACCGTTTCTGCGGCGCGTGCGGATACGACCTGTCCGCCGTGCCGGCACGGCCGGCGGACAACCCGACCATCGCCATGAACGGCTCGGTGCCCGCGCAGGGCGCTCCGGCCGGTGCGTATCCCGAGCCGCCGTCGGTGCCGCCCGCCGGCACGGCCTGGCCCGGCGCCGGGCCGGACGGCACGGGCGGATCGCAGGCGGCGCACCTGCCGACGGACCTCCCGGGCACGGACTCGGGCGGCTCCGCGCTGCCCCTGGATCCACCCCCGCCCCCCGGTGCCCCGCCGGCCGCGGGCGTCCGCTTCGACCATTCGGCCCGGGCCGAGGCACACCCCCAGGCCGACGGCCACCCCACGGCGCCCGGCGGTTACGCCCCACAGCCCGGGGGATATCCGGCACAGTCAGAGACCTACCAGGCACAGCAGCCCGACGAGTACCTCCTCCAGGCACCGGACCCACGGGTGTCCGCCGACCCGGCGGCGCAGGCCGCGGGCGCCGGCGGCAAGGTCTGCGTGGCCTGCCGGGCCGGCCGCGTGGACGACGACGGCTACTGCGAGAACTGCGGCCACGCCCAGCCGCGCGAACGGGACCACATGGAGCAGGAGTCCGGCCCGGTGGCCGCGGTCAGCGACCGCGGCCTGCGCCACCACCGCAACGAGGACGCGTTCGCCATCGGCGGTACCGCGCTGCCGGACGGCTCACCCGCCTCCGTGGCGATCGTCTGCGACGGTGTCTCCTCGGCGACCCGCCCCGACGACGCCTCGATGGCGGCGTCGAAGGCGGCGAGCGAGGCACTGCTGGCCGCCCTGCCGCGCGGCACGCACCCGCAGCAGGCGATGCACGACGCGATCATCGCCGCATCGCGCGCGGTCAACTCGCTCGCCGCGGAACCCGCCACGGCCCGCGAGCACGCCCCGCACCAGAACGCCCCCGCGTGCACCATCGTCGGCGCCGTCGTCACATCGGGTCTGCTGATCGTCGGCTGGGTCGGCGACAGCCGCGCCTACTGGGTCCCGGTCGACCGGAGCGCACCCCCCGCCCGGCTCACCGAGGACGACTCGTGGGCGGCGCAGATGGTCGCCGCGGGCCTGATGAGCGAGGCCGAGGCCTACGCCGACGAGCGCGCCCACGCGATCACCGGCTGGCTCGGCGCGGACGCCTACGAACTGGAACCGCACACCGCCGCGTTCAAGCCCGACCGGCCCGGCGTGGTCGTGGTCTGCACCGACGGCCTGTGGAACTACGCGGAGGCGGCCGACGAGATGGCCAGGGTCGTCCCGCTCGACGCGGCCGCGCATCCGCTGCACAGCGCCCGGGTGCTCGTCGGCCACGCCCTGGACGGCGGGGGCCACGACAACGTAACAGTGGCCCTCGTGCCGTTCCCGGCCGTCTCCCAGGGGGCAGGATCGGCCTGA